The genomic segment GCACCAGTGCCAGGGTTCGTAGACGATGCCGTGCGGGTTGTCACGCGGGTAGCTCAGCTGGAAGCCGTGCGCGCCGGCATGGCGCTGCAGCCAGGCAAACGCATCGGTGGCGTCGAAGGATTCCTCTGCCGGCGCATCGCCCGGCGTACCGATGTCCAGCGCATGGCCGCTGTGGTGTTCGCTGAAGCCCGGCGCGGCATTGACCTTCAGGATCTCGGCCACGCCCAGCCCGCGTGCCAGCTTCCGTTCGAAGATGCCCAGCTGGTAGGCATGGCTGCGAAAACCAGAGATCGCGTCCAGTGCCACGCCATCCCGTGCAGCGTGCAGGCGCATCCGGCGCCAGCCCTGCGCAGCGCCGCGGCGCAGCCACAGCGGGCGGGCGAAGCGGTCACGACCGGCGAAATGCAGCAGGCAGGGTTCGGCCTCCAGCGGCAGGCCGCTGTCGTCTGCGTAGCGCTGGGCGTCCAGGCCCAGCTGCTGCAGGCGCTGCTGCAGCCCGGCCAGCGGAAGCCATTGATCTTCCAGCGCTGCCCCGAATGGCCGAGCTGCCACTGCGTCCAGCAGTGCCAGCGTTTCCTCGACCCCGGGTTCGCGCGGCAGTCGTGGCACCATCGAATGCACGCCGCGCGGCAGTACGGCCGCCAGATAGCGGCCATCACGCTTGCGCCGCAGCACCCAGCGCGCCTGTGACAGCAGGCGCGCGTCCAGGTTGCTGCGCGCGCGCAGCAGGCCGGCGGGCCACAACTCGATGGTCGCGGTATTGATCAGCAGGGGCGGGCGTCGTTGCATCGCCGCAGCTTACTGCCGCGGCGCCGATGCGGCCACCTTGCGCAGGGCATCGAGCAGTACCTGCGGCCGGTCCACGCTGAGCAGCAGCGTGCTGCCATCGCTGACCGGCAGGGCAAGCACACGTGCGCGATCGGTGACCAGGGCGAATCCCTTGCCGCCGCCCTGCAGGCGGAAGTGGCCCGAATAGAAGCCCGGCATTGCATAGCCGTTGGTCTTGAAACGGATGCCGTAGCGGCGGTCACGGCCGAGATCGACCACCTCCGCCTGGTCCAGTCGCAGCGTTGCCACTGGAACACGCCGGCGATACAGGGTCGAGCGCACATCCAGCACGTCGCCGGCCAGTTCCACGCGGCGGCGGAAGAAGGCCGCGCCCAGCCCGATGCCAAGCGCGGCGATCACCAGCAGGCTCCAGGCGGCACTGCCGCCCATGCGGAACCAGGGCGGCGAGAGCGTCACTTCGATCCAGGGCGCGGTGGCCGGTGCCTTGTACAGCTGCGCATACACGCAGGCCACGAAGGCGGCCAGCAGCGGCAGCACGATCCACAGCACGCGCAACGGCGAGCTGTCGGCCACCTCGTACTGCTTCGGATCGCTGGCGCTCATCGCTGCGCCTCCACCCAGCGCGCCACATCGGCGATCAGCCCGGCATCGACATGACCCGGCTGGGCGTACTCTTTCAGTGAGCTGGGGCCGCTGCCGGCCACGCCGATATGGTTCAGGGCCGGGTAGGCGTGCCATTGGACATCCTTGTGACCGTCCAGCGCCTGCTTCCACAGCTGCCAATCCGCATCGGGCACCTGGAAATCGCGGCCGCCGTGCAGCATCAGCAGTGGCTTGTGCAGGGCCTTCGCGTCGGCGCGTGCGTTGACTGCCTCGATGCTCTGCCAGAACGACTGCGGCACGCCCAGCGGCAGTTCGCTGGCGGCAACCGGCGCACTGCCGCGGGCGGCGGCGATCTGCGCGTCGAGCGTGTCCAGGAAAGCCTGTTCGGGTTCGCTGATGCCGCCGTCCAGGCTGAGCAGATAGCGGTTCTGTTCGGGCAGCAGTTCCAGCAGGGTGCGTGCCGGGGCAGCCCACAGGATCGCGCCGCGCGCCTGCGGCCAGCGGCTGGCAATGCGCGGGGCCAGCATGCCGCCCTGGCTGTGGCCGAGTACGAAGATGCGCTGCCTGTCGATGCGCGGGTCCGATGCCAGCGCGGTCAGCGCGGCCACGGCGTCGTCGGTGGTTTCATCATCGACGGTGAAGGTGCGGCCCTGGAAATCCTGCGGACGGGCGAGGGTGCGCTTGTCATAGCGCAGCACGGCGATGCCCTGTGCGGCCAGGCCGCGGGCAATGTCCAGGAACGGGCGGCTGCCACCGAGAGTCTCGTCGCGGTCCTGCGGCCCCGAGCCGTGCACCAGCAGCACCGCCGGGAACGGGCCCTTCCCCTTGGGCAGAGCCAGCGTGCCCGGCAGCGCACCGCGCACCTGCGGCACGCTGAAATCAGCTTCGCTGTAGACCGCATCGGCCGGTGGTGGCGCTGCCTTGGCTGGCGGAGCGGGGCGCAGCATCAGCCCGGCGATCTTGTCCTGTGCATCCACCGCCACCTGCGCGACGACCGCGCCGCTGGCGAACTGCAGCGGCACTTCCACCAGATGCACGCCTTGCAGTTCGCTGCTGTGGGCGCCGCCGCGCTGTTGCAGCTCGCCCAGCGATTGCCACAGCCCCTGCAGCTTCTCGGCCGGTACGGCGCTGGCCATCTGCGGGGTGAACATCGCTTCGGCTTCGGCGATGCGCCCGGCCTGCAGGTGGTCCAGCAGTTGCGTGGCAACCTGCTGCGGCTCGGTGGCCAGGGCGCCGCCGCTGAAGGCGGCCAGTGCGATGGCGAACAGGGTGGGGCGCAGGCGCATGGTCATTGCTCCTTCTTGAAGACCAGCATCGCCGGGCGCATCGGCGCCGGGATGATGATGTTGACCAGCTCCCAGCCCAGTTGGCCCTGGCGGCTGAGTTCGGCCTGGATGTCCTCGGCCTTGTGCAGGCCCATCATGGACGTCTTGACCTCGATGGTCTGGTAGCTCCAGCGCTTGCTCATTCCTTGTCCTCCGGCGATGGCTTGGGTTTCGGCAGGCGTCCTGCCTTGCGCAGGGCGTCGCGCAGCACGTATTCGATCTGCGCGTTGAGGCTGCGCAGCTCATCGTCAGCCCAGCGCTGTGCCGCGGCCAGGACCTCGGCATTGATGCGCAGCGGATAGGCTTTCTTCTCACTCATGAAAACTCCTGGCGGGGCGGTGGGGCGCCCCGTTGCGAGGGTGGTTCAGTACAGCGAACCGGCATTGACGATTGGCTGGGTGCCGCGGTCCGAGCACAGCACGGTCAGCAGGTTGCTGACCATGTGCGCCTTGCGTTCCTCGTCCAGCTGCACCACGCCGTTCTTCTGTAGTTCGGCCAGGGCCATCTCGACCATGCCGACCGCGCCGGCAACGATGCGCGTGCGCGCGGCGATCACCGCATTGGCCTGCTGCCGCTGCAGCATCGCCTGGGCGATTTCGGCGGCGTAGGCGAGGTGGCTGATGCGCGCGTCGATCACCTGCACGCCGGCATCGGCCAGGCGCTCGGCCAGCTCGTTCTTCAGGTGCTGGGAGATCTCGCTGGCGTGGCTGCGCAGGGCCAGCTGGCCTTCCTCGTGCTGGTCGTAGGGATAGCTGGTGGCCATCGCGCGCAGCGCCGATTCGGACTGGATGTGCACGAAGCTCTCGTAGTCATCCACGTTGTAGACCGCCTCGGAGGCATCGACCACCTGCCAGACGATCACCGCGGCGATCTCGATCGGGCTGCCGTCCAGCTCGTTGACCTTCAGCTTGCCGCTTTCGAAGTTGCGCACGCGCTGGCTGACCCGGCGCTTGCTGAAGAAGGGATTGTTCCAGCGCAGGCCGTTGTCCTTCACGGTGCCGACGTACTTGCCGAACAGGCTGAGCACCGCGGCCTGGTTGGGCTGGATGGTGTACAGGCCGGCCAGGACGAACATGCCCGCCGCGACCAGCAGGACGCCCAGCAGCATCAGCAGCAGGTTGGGCGAGCCGGTGCTGGCCTTGGCGGCAACGCCGAGCACGAACACGGCGGCACCGGCGAGGGCGACGAGCAGGGCGCCGGCCAGCGTGCCGAGGCCGTTGAGCGAGGACAGCGACTTCTCTTTCATGGCAGTACGTCCTTGAGGGTTCGAGGTGAAGATATCAAAGTGATATCAGATGTGGGCTACCGTTCGTCGGATGCCGTGGCCGGGGTGCCCGGCCAGCTAGAATGCCCACCCGCCTTCACATCGCTGCTGGAACCGCCATGGCCAAGCTTGGAACTCCGTTGTCCCCCTCCGCCACCCGGGTGCTGCTGCTGGGCTCGGGTGAACTCGGCAAGGAGGTGGCCATCGAGCTGCAGCGGCTGGGCGTGGAAGTGATCGCCGCCGACCGCTACGCCGATGCGCCGGCAATGCAGGTCGCGCATCGCTCGCACGTGATCGACATGCTAGACGCGATGGCCCTGCGCGCGCTGATCGCCCAGGAACAGCCGCACCTGGTGGTGCCGGAGATCGAAGCCATCCACACCGAGACCCTGGTCCAGCTGGAACAGGAGCAGGGCCTGCGGGTGATCCCGACCGCGCGCGCCGCACGCCTGACCATGGACCGTGAAGGCATCCGCCGCCTGGCCGCCGAGACCCTCGGGCTGCCGACCTCGCCGTACCGCTTCGTCGATACCGAGGCCGAGTACCGTGCCGCGGTGGCCGCGATAGGCCTGCCGTGCGTGGTCAAGCCGGTGATGTCCTCCTCGGGCAAGGGCCAGAGCACGCTGCGCAGCGAGGCGGACATCGCCCCTGCCTGGGACTACGCGCAGACCGGTGGCCGTGCCGGTGCCGGCCGCTGCATCGTCGAAGGCTTCATCGACTTCGATTACGAGATCACCCTGCTGACCGTGCGCCACGCCGGTGGCACCTCGTTCTGCGCGCCGATCGGCCACCTGCAGAAGGACGGCGACTACCGCGAGAGCTGGCAGCCGCAGCCGATGTCGAGCGCGGCACTGGCACGTGCGGAAGAAGTCTCGCGCGCGATCACCGACGACCTCGGCGGTTGGGGCCTGTTCGGCGTCGAGCTGTTCGTGAAGGGTGACGAGGTGTGGTTCAGCGAAGTGTCGCCGCGTCCGCACGACACCGGCCTGGTGACGCTGGTCTCGCAGGAGCTGAGCGAGTTCGCGCTGCATGCGCGCGCGATCCTCGGCCTGCCGATTCCGGTGATCCGCCAGAGCGGCCCGTCGGCCTCGTGCGCGCTGCTGGCGCATGGCGAAGGCGTGCCGTACTTCAACAACGTCGCTGCTGCGCTGCAGGTGCCGGATACCGCCGTGCGCCTGTTCGGCAAGCCCAGCGTGCACGGCCACCGTCGTGTGGGCGTAACCCTGGCACGTGCCGAAACCATCGACGAAGCGCGCGCCATCGCGCGCGACGCCGCCGACGCCATCGGCGTCGAACTGCGCCCGTAAAACAAAAAGGGGACGGAGGGGATTAAGTCGTTTGTGCCACAAACGACTTAATCCCCTCCGTCCCCTTTTTTTTACTTCACATCCACCCACACCAGGTGGTGGTCGCTGCCGTCGGCGATCTTCGCTTCGGGGCTTTCATTGGCCGGCCAGAAGATGCCGCTGCCGATGTACTCGAAACCGGTCGAGGGCAGCACGTAGTCCAGGCGCATGGTGCCGGACTTCGGACCGAAATCGCCGGTGGCATGGAACGGCGCGCCCCTGCGCGCGATGCCCTTGGCCGCATAGGCCAGGCTGGTCTGCTCGCCACCGACGCTGCGCGGGGTGGGGTAGCGCAGCACGCGGGCGTTCTCGATCAGTTCGACGATCGCCTCATGGCGCCCATCACCATCGACCGGGTCGTTGTTGAGGTCGCCGAGGATCACGAAGCGCGCGTCCTGGGCCAGGCCACCGCACTGGCCCTTGTCGTCGCACAGCCACGGCTTGTCACCCTTGGACAGGTACTCCTGCCACAGGCGCAGTTCGTCGTGGTTGCGCGCGGCGTTGCGCTTTTCCGGGCCGTCGAACACCGGCGGTGTCGGGTGCGAGACCAGCGCGTGCACCACGCCGGCCGGGGTCTTCACCGGCACGTCCCAATGCGACTTGGAGGACAGCCGCAGCTGCGACCACACGTGGTCGTTGTAGAAGCTCTTGCCGGTGCGCGGGTCAACCGGACGGATCGCGCCGGGCATCGCGCTCCACTTCAGCAGCTGGAAGCTGCGCACCTTGGCTTCATCGATCGGGTAGCGCGACAGCACCAGCATGCCGTACTGGCCCGGGTGCAGGCCGTAGCCCCAGGCATCGTTGCCGCGGCTGCGGCCTTCGCCGCCGACCACGCCGTTGTTGTCCAGGTCCAGGCCGCTGGGCACGCCGGTGTTGACCGGGGCCAGGTAGCGGTAGGCGAAGTGCAGCGGCTTGCCGCCGCCGGGCTGCGCCACTTCCAGGTAGCGCTTCTGGAACAGGTCGGCGGCGCGGTGGGCGTCGTCGAAGTCGAATTCGTTCAGCAGCACCAGGTCCGGGCGCACCTGCTGCAGCACCGCGGCGATCTTGCGTGCGTGTTCGCTGTCGCCTTCCAGTTCCTTGATCAGGCCACCGGCGTCATCGGAGTACAGCGAGGTGTTGTAGGTGGCCAGGCGCAGCGCAGCGGACGGCTTTTCGGTCATCGCGGGGGAGGTGGCGAAGGCGGGGGCGGTGGCGCCGCAGAGCAGGGCCAGGGCGAGGATCAGGGGTTTGGCGTTCATGGGCCGTATTGTGCACCCGGCCCGGTGTCAGCGGTTTGTCAGCGCCCGTCCAGATCCTTGTCGAAATCGTGCCAGCGGCGGCCGTCGTAGGCTTCCAGCGGATGGAAGCGGCGCTTGTAGTCCATCTTCTGGTGGCCGCGGATCCAGTAGCCCAGGTAGACGTGCGGCAGGCCCTCGCGGCGGGCCCATTCGATCTGCTGCAGGATCGCGAAGGTACCCAGCCCGCGCGCGGCGTGCTCCGGGTCGAAGAAGGTGTAGACCGCCGACAGGCCGTGCTCGGTGACGTCGGTCACCGCCACCCCCAGCAGCTGGCTGGGCTGGCCGTCGTGGCCGGGCAGGCGCATCTCCATGAAGCGGGTGTGCGACCAGCTGCCGATCAGGAACTGCTCGAATTCGTGCGGGCCATGGTCGTCCATGCCACCGTTGGCGTGGCGATGCACCAGGTAGCGGTGATACAGCGCGAACAGGTCGTCACGGGCGGTGGCGGCGGTGATC from the Stenotrophomonas maltophilia genome contains:
- a CDS encoding M15 family metallopeptidase; amino-acid sequence: MQRRPPLLINTATIELWPAGLLRARSNLDARLLSQARWVLRRKRDGRYLAAVLPRGVHSMVPRLPREPGVEETLALLDAVAARPFGAALEDQWLPLAGLQQRLQQLGLDAQRYADDSGLPLEAEPCLLHFAGRDRFARPLWLRRGAAQGWRRMRLHAARDGVALDAISGFRSHAYQLGIFERKLARGLGVAEILKVNAAPGFSEHHSGHALDIGTPGDAPAEESFDATDAFAWLQRHAGAHGFQLSYPRDNPHGIVYEPWHWCWRPANG
- a CDS encoding PH domain-containing protein, which encodes MSASDPKQYEVADSSPLRVLWIVLPLLAAFVACVYAQLYKAPATAPWIEVTLSPPWFRMGGSAAWSLLVIAALGIGLGAAFFRRRVELAGDVLDVRSTLYRRRVPVATLRLDQAEVVDLGRDRRYGIRFKTNGYAMPGFYSGHFRLQGGGKGFALVTDRARVLALPVSDGSTLLLSVDRPQVLLDALRKVAASAPRQ
- a CDS encoding alpha/beta hydrolase produces the protein MRLRPTLFAIALAAFSGGALATEPQQVATQLLDHLQAGRIAEAEAMFTPQMASAVPAEKLQGLWQSLGELQQRGGAHSSELQGVHLVEVPLQFASGAVVAQVAVDAQDKIAGLMLRPAPPAKAAPPPADAVYSEADFSVPQVRGALPGTLALPKGKGPFPAVLLVHGSGPQDRDETLGGSRPFLDIARGLAAQGIAVLRYDKRTLARPQDFQGRTFTVDDETTDDAVAALTALASDPRIDRQRIFVLGHSQGGMLAPRIASRWPQARGAILWAAPARTLLELLPEQNRYLLSLDGGISEPEQAFLDTLDAQIAAARGSAPVAASELPLGVPQSFWQSIEAVNARADAKALHKPLLMLHGGRDFQVPDADWQLWKQALDGHKDVQWHAYPALNHIGVAGSGPSSLKEYAQPGHVDAGLIADVARWVEAQR
- a CDS encoding DUF4177 domain-containing protein, which produces MSKRWSYQTIEVKTSMMGLHKAEDIQAELSRQGQLGWELVNIIIPAPMRPAMLVFKKEQ
- a CDS encoding SPFH domain-containing protein; translated protein: MKEKSLSSLNGLGTLAGALLVALAGAAVFVLGVAAKASTGSPNLLLMLLGVLLVAAGMFVLAGLYTIQPNQAAVLSLFGKYVGTVKDNGLRWNNPFFSKRRVSQRVRNFESGKLKVNELDGSPIEIAAVIVWQVVDASEAVYNVDDYESFVHIQSESALRAMATSYPYDQHEEGQLALRSHASEISQHLKNELAERLADAGVQVIDARISHLAYAAEIAQAMLQRQQANAVIAARTRIVAGAVGMVEMALAELQKNGVVQLDEERKAHMVSNLLTVLCSDRGTQPIVNAGSLY
- the purT gene encoding formate-dependent phosphoribosylglycinamide formyltransferase; amino-acid sequence: MAKLGTPLSPSATRVLLLGSGELGKEVAIELQRLGVEVIAADRYADAPAMQVAHRSHVIDMLDAMALRALIAQEQPHLVVPEIEAIHTETLVQLEQEQGLRVIPTARAARLTMDREGIRRLAAETLGLPTSPYRFVDTEAEYRAAVAAIGLPCVVKPVMSSSGKGQSTLRSEADIAPAWDYAQTGGRAGAGRCIVEGFIDFDYEITLLTVRHAGGTSFCAPIGHLQKDGDYRESWQPQPMSSAALARAEEVSRAITDDLGGWGLFGVELFVKGDEVWFSEVSPRPHDTGLVTLVSQELSEFALHARAILGLPIPVIRQSGPSASCALLAHGEGVPYFNNVAAALQVPDTAVRLFGKPSVHGHRRVGVTLARAETIDEARAIARDAADAIGVELRP
- a CDS encoding endonuclease/exonuclease/phosphatase family protein is translated as MNAKPLILALALLCGATAPAFATSPAMTEKPSAALRLATYNTSLYSDDAGGLIKELEGDSEHARKIAAVLQQVRPDLVLLNEFDFDDAHRAADLFQKRYLEVAQPGGGKPLHFAYRYLAPVNTGVPSGLDLDNNGVVGGEGRSRGNDAWGYGLHPGQYGMLVLSRYPIDEAKVRSFQLLKWSAMPGAIRPVDPRTGKSFYNDHVWSQLRLSSKSHWDVPVKTPAGVVHALVSHPTPPVFDGPEKRNAARNHDELRLWQEYLSKGDKPWLCDDKGQCGGLAQDARFVILGDLNNDPVDGDGRHEAIVELIENARVLRYPTPRSVGGEQTSLAYAAKGIARRGAPFHATGDFGPKSGTMRLDYVLPSTGFEYIGSGIFWPANESPEAKIADGSDHHLVWVDVK
- a CDS encoding arginyltransferase, with product MAMHGDRDDELRLFQTGEHPCGYWSDRVARDLVLDPHDRRLGGLYPLALSWGFRRSGDLVYRPHCAHCQACVAVRIPVARFAPDRSQRRCAARNEDLEVRITAATARDDLFALYHRYLVHRHANGGMDDHGPHEFEQFLIGSWSHTRFMEMRLPGHDGQPSQLLGVAVTDVTEHGLSAVYTFFDPEHAARGLGTFAILQQIEWARREGLPHVYLGYWIRGHQKMDYKRRFHPLEAYDGRRWHDFDKDLDGR